In one window of Aphidius gifuensis isolate YNYX2018 linkage group LG4, ASM1490517v1, whole genome shotgun sequence DNA:
- the LOC122853809 gene encoding vegetative cell wall protein gp1-like has translation MRARNWLLTHAKQLQSGSQPPRSLSQAPLMPQVPTTTTEQPPVSLSQASLMPQVPTTTTQRPPVSLSQASLMPQVPTTTERPPVSLSQASLMPQVPTTTTQQPPVSLSQASLMPQVPTTTERPPVSLSQASLMPQVPTTPQQPPVSLSQASLMPQVPTTSQPLIPGYDYKQQLLKFLQQPPPPPPSSSPIVLPALTPSAHQVNEEHHQEFFHRPLLSQVPAEYHGHNPYWMKSNKWQHQQQPVPVNSQQDFPKEQQKDSVDLTNYKAFIDTKLLTGEAVSKTSARKYWTFDWWKANQHHLYPKKY, from the exons ATGCGTGCTAGAAACTGGCTGCTTACTCATGCAAAACAGCTACAATCTGGTTCACAGCCACCAAGATCATTATCACAAGCACCATTGATGCCTCAAGtgccaacaacaacaacagaacAACCACCGGTGTCATTATCACAAGCATCATTGATGCCTCAAGtgccaacaacaacaacacaacgACCACCGGTGTCATTATCACAAGCATCATTGATGCCTCAAGTGCCAACAACAACAGAACGACCACCGGTGTCATTATCACAAGCATCATTGATGCCTCAAGTGCCAACAACGACAACACAACAACCACCGGTGTCATTATCACAAGCATCATTGATGCCTCAAGTGCCAACAACAACAGAACGACCACCGGTGTCATTATCACAAGCATCATTGATGCCTCAAGTGCCAACAACACCACAACAACCACCGGTGTCATTATCACAAGCATCATTGATGCCTCAAGTGCCAACAACATCACAACCACTGATTCCTGGTTATGATTACAAGCAGCAATTGTTGAAATTTCTGCaacaaccaccaccaccaccaccatcttCTTCACCTATTGTATTACCTGCACTGACACCAAGTGCTCATCAAGTAAATGAAGAACATCACCAAGAATTTTTTCACCGACCATTGCTTTCACAAGTACCAGCTGAATATCATGGTCATAATCCAT ATTGGATGAAATCGAATAAATggcaacatcaacaacagcctGTACCAGTAAATTCTCAACAAGACTTTCCAAAGGAGCAACAAAAAGATTCAGTTGATTTAACAAACTATAAAGCATTTATTGATACCAAATTGTTAACTGGAGAAGCAGTAAGCAAAACATCAGCTAGGAAGTActggacatttgattggtggAAGGCTAATCAGCATCAtttatatccaaaaaaatattag